The segment GCGGGCATTGGCCGGTGCGGGAACTGGGACTCACGCAAATGGACTACCGCCAGGTCAGGTGTCCGGAAGCGGAGGCGATTCTGGAGGACAGCGTGAAGCTCACGATCAACGAGGCGATGGACGACGCGTACATCGACGAAGTCGCTGCGGTGGTGCGAGACGTCGCTCGGGCGGCGGCGCGGTAGCTCAGAGGATGAACGGCACTGCGATGCGCGACCGGGATTGGCGGCGGAAGGACATGTCAACTAATACCTGGATTCCGAATTTGGGCCACAGAGGGCACCGAGGTCGGGCCAGAGCCAAGCCGGAGGCTCCGAGGTACCTGGGTGGCTGATCGCGGTCGAGAGTCTCACCGTCGAGGGGCCCTGATCGAGACTACATCTGTGCCCTCTGTGTCAGAGCTCTGTGGCCTCTGTGGCCAATCTGAATTTCGGTAGTCAGGTAATAGGTGACGTGTTGCGGGTGGGGCGGGAGGCGCGAGGACGCGAGAAGCGAACGGAGGGAGCCAATCAGCCGTAGAGTTCGGCGTGGACGGCCTCGACGCTGGCGGCGATATGGTCGGCATCGTTGGACGTGTAACGCCAGCCGAGCGGCAGCGCGACGAAACGCGTGGTGAGCGCCTCGGTGCGAGGGAAGTCCTCCACGCGATAGCCGCGGGCCGGCCAGGGGAAAAGCCGGCGGAAGGGCGAGAGTGCACGATGCGCGGCGCGGCCGTTGATCACGTACTCGCGGCGGTATTGCGGATAAGTGCCGGTCCGCTGCTGGCAGCACACGCCGCGCTCCGTGAGCTTTTGGCGAAACGCCGCCGCCGCTTCCGAACCGCGCGCGTAGAAGTAGAGTTCGAAACCGTAATCGCCGTTGGGATCCGCCAGCGGGCGCAACTGGATCTGCGGAAGGCGCGCGAGCCGGGGAGCGATGAGCGCCTTCAGCGTGCGGCAGTGATCGCGGATCCGGTCGAGCTTCCGGAGTTGGGCGAGAGCGACAGCGGCCGTGAGCTCGGACATTCGGTACTGGCCACCCGCGAAGGCCGGCTCGCGCGCAGGGAGAAGCTGGGCGTGATGATTGCGGTACTGGCCCAGATCGTGGAGCCGGACGGCGCGTTCGTAGATGAACGGATTGCTCGTGACGATGAGCCCGCCTTCGCCGGCGGTCATAGGCTTGTTGTGCTGGAAGCTGTAGATGCCGGCGTCGCCGATCGCGCCCGCTCGTCGGCCGCGGTACGTCGCGCCGGGCGCCTCGGCGCAGTCCTCGATCACCAGCAGCCCGCGGGTGCGCGCGGCGGCGAGGATTGGATCGAGGTCGGCCGCGGCACCCTGATAGTGAACCACCAGGATGGCGCGCGTGCGTGGCGTGGTAAGCCGGGCGATCTCGGACGGATCGAGACAGAGGGACGCGTCGATCTCCGCCAGCACGGGGCGTGCGCCGCAGCGGACCACGGCGGTGAAGCACGAAATCCAGCTCCAGGCGGGCACGATGACCTCGCTGCCGGGGCCGACGCCGGCGGCGGCGAGCACGACCTCGAGCGCCGCCGTGCCGCTGGTGACGGCGAGGGCGTGACGCGTGCCGAAGAGCGCGGCGGCCTCGGCTTCGAGCGTGGCGGCGAATGGCGGCGGATGCGCGGGATCGTTGCCATAATAGCGAAACAGCTCGCCGCGCCGCAAGGCGTCGAGCACGAGCGTTTCTTCTTCCGAGCCGATCGCCGCAGAGCCGAGGCCGGGCGGCGGACTGGAACGCATGGTTGAATTCATGGGAAGCGGACGGGAAGCGCCCGCAGAAAGGATTCGAGCCGAAAGACGAAACCGAACTCCACCGCCACCCGCCACAGGGCCTGTTGTTTCTCACGCTCATCCCGGGCGGTCTCCCGATTCTCGACGGCGGTGACGGCTTCGCGGATGGTCGAACACAGGCAGCCGTGCCGGGCCATGTCGACCATGCCGCCGGGCGACATGAGCAGGCACCAGTTGACGGCGAATCCGACGTAGATGAGGTGATTGATCCCGTGGATCCGACAGAGGGTGGCGAGCTGGTCGCCATCCTCGGCGAGGCCTTCGCGGCCGACGGGGCGCGCCGCCGGAGCGAAATCCAGTCGCGCGAATGCTTGTTCGATGTCAGCGCGATTGTGTTCGCCTGGAAACACGCAGGCCGCACGGATCCGCTGCAACTCCAGATATGCGGGGTCTCGCGTGACCAACAGCCGGCTCCTCGGCTTGGCGGCGATGGCGGTGGAAGCGCTGCTGAGCCGGGGCGCGCAGCGGCCGCGGCCGCTGATGACGTGGAACACGGGCATGGGCGAAGCCCGCACGGCGCCGAGCAGGCGCGGAAAGACCGTCCGGAGAATGGCGTCCGCGCGTGGCATGTATTCGACGGCGCGCCACCAGCCGGGAAACGCAGCCGGTGAACCATGATCCCAGGCGTGCATCACCACGAGCGCGGTGTGAGCCGGGGCGAGTTCGATCTCGCGCTCGTGCCAGCCACCGTAACCCTCACCGGGCACGGGGCGCAACGGATCGGCATCGAATTGTTGGTAGAGTTCGGCGAGCACGCGCATGACTAGCGGGGAGTGGGCGGGCGGCCGGAGCGGGCGAGTTGGCGCAGCCCGAAGCCGATGCCGATGAGCAAGAGGCCGGCGATCGAATTGATCCGGCCCGGTGCCTGGGCGGTGGAAGGCAGGAAGGTGCAGGCCAGCAACACGACGCCCAGCACGAGGCTGAGGTTGCCGATGACGCCATAGACCGCGAGGGCATTGCCGACTGGCGCCGCGGCCTCCCCGGCCACCGGGGTGCGCAGATCACGGTCGAGCTGGCGTGCTTCGGCACTGGCGGGATCGTCATACCGATAAAACCACGCCGAAACCACAAACACGACGGTCGACGCGATCACCGCGCTGAAGATGTTGCGTTCGTAGACGTGCGCCGGCCAGAGATCGAAAGCGAGCAGCGTGAAGGTCGTGCTGAACGAAGCGATGCACGAGGCCATGCCGGACCACCACGGCGTGCGACGATAGACCATGCCCAGCAGCACCGGCATCATGAAGCCCGGGCCGACGATCGAGTAGTATTTGAGGCCGAAGTCGAAGGCGCCGCCGCTCTTTGCGATGGCGAAGCTCGTCGCCACGCCACCAACACCGACGGCCAGCATCGTCGCGCGCGCCATCCAGAGCTCGTGCCGGTCGGAGGTTGGTCCGAACCCGAGCGCCCGGCGCACCGGGACGTAAACATCACGCGTGACAGCCGCGGCCAGCCAGTTGAAGGCGTCGTTGGCCTGGCCGAGCGTGGCGGAGAGAATGGCGGCGACGACGAAGCCCACCATGCCGTGCGGCAGCAGGAACATCGCGAGGCTGACGAACGACGCCTCCTCGGGCGCCTTGAGATTTGGCCAGAGCGCGGCGATGTCGGGGAAGATGAGCCGCGACCCCATCACGGGCAGCAGCCAGAGCAACGGTCCGAACAGCGAGAGCACCGCGCCGAGCAGGGCCATCTTCTTCGCGTCGCGTTCACTGGGCACGCTATTGTAGCGCTGGGCGAAATGCCACGCGACGTTGTAGCCGAGGAAAGCGCTAATGGAATACGCCAATAGGAAAAGCGGCTGCGCCGGCTGGCCGCTGGGCACCAGATACTCACGCGGCAGTTCGTGAATCAGTCGGTTGAAGCCCGCCCCGATCCCGGAACCTTCGCCGAGATAGGCGAACGTCACGGGGAAAACGATGACGGACATCACCAGGATGATGAGTCCCTGCACGGCATCCGAAATCACCGCCGCCCACAGCCCGCCGGCGACGCTGTAGACGATCATGACCAGGCCGACGACGAGCATCGAGGCCTGCAGGCCGGACAGTTCCCAACCCAAGAGATGGAACACCTCGTGTTCGAACCCGAGCGCCGAGGACACAAAGATGCACAGGATGTAGAGCCCCTGGCCGATGCCGATAACCTGGGGCAGAATGGCGGTGACGGTATAAAAATACGTCGTCGAGGACGAATAGCGGCGGGTGAGAAATTGCAGCGGCGCATTGATGCGGGCGCGCCGCCACATCGGGGCGAAGTAGAAGTAGCCGCCGAGATAAGCCCACGCAGCGCTGGTGAAAATCAGCGCTGTGCCGAGCCCGTTCTTGTAGGTATACCCGGCAGCGGCGACGAACATGAACGCGGAGAAGCCGGACACCCAGCTGGACACGCCCGCGACGAACCAAGGCACTTGGCCGCTGGCCTTGAAGAAATCGTCGGCGCCCCGGTTTTTCCGCGCGGCGTAGAAACCAATCCAGACGACAATCGCGAAATACAGCGCGATCAGCACATAGTCGGAGACGTTGACCGTGTTGAAATCGCGCGGGTTCATCGCGCCAAGAGGCTGGAGCACGAGGGACATCGCGGACTACACGATCACGCGCGGGATTCCCTGCGGTGGGATCTCGAACGCGACGTTGACCTGCTGTTTCCCCTGTTGGCCGGTCACCCGCCACGCGTCCGCCGCGCGTTCGATTTTCAAGACGGGGTGCACCCCGCCGGTGGGCGCGGCGGTGGCCGCCGTAAGGATCAGGTGGTCCGTGGCGGCCGGGGAGGAGGCTTCGACGAACGGTTGAGGCGTCTCTTCGGGTGGCAGCGCGAGCCGATCGGTTCGCAACGCGAGCGGCTGCAGCCCGGTCAGCTGCGCTTCGAGTTGTGCGAGCGGACGCCGGATCTGGAAGCTGTCGTCGGACGTGACGGCGCTGCCGTGGCCGTCGTCGTTGAACACCTGATAGCGGAGCTGCACCGGCCGGGCGCGCCGCAGCGAGACGCGATCGAGCAGCAGCAGGATGTCGGGTTTGAGGAAGACCAGCGTGCGCGTGACGAGGACGACCTCGGGCAGCACGAGCGCATAGGCTTCGGTCGCATCGCTCGTGGCGGTCATCCAGTCTGGGCCCGTGCGGTAGTCCACGACCGAAGCGGTGGCCCAGGAGGAGTTGGTGCCCTCGTGGCCGTCGTGATACTGGTGTCCGTGCCCATCGATCAGGAGCGCGGTATGCGCTTCGGTCTGCCGGAGCAACCAGCGCGGGACCTTGGGCGAATAGCCGGCCTTGAACGGATCGCTGAACAACCGCTCGCCGTGTGCCTTGAAGATGACGCTGTTGCGATCGGCGTGCTCGTGATTGGCGGGCCCGCCGCTACGGAGCGCCACGACCGAGTCGGCGGGCGCCCAACCGGTGCGCGAAACGATCCAATCGTTGCTGAGCCGTACGTCGAGCAACTCGGCGCCGGGGGGCTGTGTGGGGGCCTCGGGCCGATACCAGACGGCCGCTTGGAACTGCTTGAGCGCGCCGACCTGTTGGGCGACGTAGTTGCTCAGCGGATCTTTCGCGACCTCTCCGACCCAAGGGGCGACGGATACGTCCATGCCGACGCCGGCGTCGGAGAAGTTTACCACGTCGAGGGCAGGATCGTAGTTGCCCTTGGGCGTGGCGTTGTAGCCGGTCTTGAGTTTCGGATCCGCGACGGTGCTCCCGCCGCATGGCATCGCAAGCGAAAGTGCGTAGCGGATCGTGCCGGGGTAGTTGATGAGCCGGCGCTCGTCGACACCAAGCCTTCGATACAGCGCTTCGGCGAGCATCGCGAGGTGCGTGGTGGTGTAGCCCCAGTAACCGACGCCCTCGTCGTAGGCGCCGTCGAGGCCGTACATGGTGGCGAAAGCCTGCGCACTCTGGCGGGAGAGCTGCAGCCACTTCTTCGCGTCGGGATGCCGGCCATAGAACCAGAGCGCGGCGATCCCGAGGCCGCAGGTGGGGATGACCTTCAGGTTGGTCGGATTGAGAATCAGCGGCCAGCGGCTGAGATCGAAACGGAACTGGAAGTCATCCTCGGGATCGAAGCCCCAGCCGCGCACGCGGTCGGGATATTTCAGTCCGTACAACGTGCGATAGCATGCGGGCGCGCCCTCGGTGAGGATCTTGTCCTCGACGCGGCGGCGCAGTTCGGCGGGCACGGCGCTGCCCAACCAGTCGAGCGCGTAGCACGTGGCGATGGTGGCTTCGGGTGCGCGCTGGAGGCCGATCGTGTCCCGGCCCGCTTCGAGGAAGTAGTCCCAGCGCTTGTAGTCGCACAGGCGCGTGAGACCGAGGAGGGCCAGCTCGAGGTGTTGGGCGTCGCCCCAGACGACGTGGGCGAACGAGGAATTCTGCACGATCTTCCAGGCGCGGATAAAATCGACGACATGGTTGTTGAGCCGGAGCTCCTCGCGGAGAAAGCGGGTCTCCGTGGCGATGTCGACGTTGAGCAGTGTGGCGCGTATCTCCGCCAGCCGCGGCAGCTCGAGGTTCGCCCGGATCCGCGGCAATTCGCTTTGGTCAAAA is part of the Opitutus terrae PB90-1 genome and harbors:
- a CDS encoding heparinase II/III domain-containing protein — translated: MNTSRRTFLKTSATLAATLPFARLAPAATSPVPSTAIADPRRGLLFDQSELPRIRANLELPRLAEIRATLLNVDIATETRFLREELRLNNHVVDFIRAWKIVQNSSFAHVVWGDAQHLELALLGLTRLCDYKRWDYFLEAGRDTIGLQRAPEATIATCYALDWLGSAVPAELRRRVEDKILTEGAPACYRTLYGLKYPDRVRGWGFDPEDDFQFRFDLSRWPLILNPTNLKVIPTCGLGIAALWFYGRHPDAKKWLQLSRQSAQAFATMYGLDGAYDEGVGYWGYTTTHLAMLAEALYRRLGVDERRLINYPGTIRYALSLAMPCGGSTVADPKLKTGYNATPKGNYDPALDVVNFSDAGVGMDVSVAPWVGEVAKDPLSNYVAQQVGALKQFQAAVWYRPEAPTQPPGAELLDVRLSNDWIVSRTGWAPADSVVALRSGGPANHEHADRNSVIFKAHGERLFSDPFKAGYSPKVPRWLLRQTEAHTALLIDGHGHQYHDGHEGTNSSWATASVVDYRTGPDWMTATSDATEAYALVLPEVVLVTRTLVFLKPDILLLLDRVSLRRARPVQLRYQVFNDDGHGSAVTSDDSFQIRRPLAQLEAQLTGLQPLALRTDRLALPPEETPQPFVEASSPAATDHLILTAATAAPTGGVHPVLKIERAADAWRVTGQQGKQQVNVAFEIPPQGIPRVIV
- a CDS encoding DegT/DnrJ/EryC1/StrS family aminotransferase, yielding MRSSPPPGLGSAAIGSEEETLVLDALRRGELFRYYGNDPAHPPPFAATLEAEAAALFGTRHALAVTSGTAALEVVLAAAGVGPGSEVIVPAWSWISCFTAVVRCGARPVLAEIDASLCLDPSEIARLTTPRTRAILVVHYQGAAADLDPILAAARTRGLLVIEDCAEAPGATYRGRRAGAIGDAGIYSFQHNKPMTAGEGGLIVTSNPFIYERAVRLHDLGQYRNHHAQLLPAREPAFAGGQYRMSELTAAVALAQLRKLDRIRDHCRTLKALIAPRLARLPQIQLRPLADPNGDYGFELYFYARGSEAAAAFRQKLTERGVCCQQRTGTYPQYRREYVINGRAAHRALSPFRRLFPWPARGYRVEDFPRTEALTTRFVALPLGWRYTSNDADHIAASVEAVHAELYG
- a CDS encoding sodium:solute symporter family protein — translated: MSLVLQPLGAMNPRDFNTVNVSDYVLIALYFAIVVWIGFYAARKNRGADDFFKASGQVPWFVAGVSSWVSGFSAFMFVAAAGYTYKNGLGTALIFTSAAWAYLGGYFYFAPMWRRARINAPLQFLTRRYSSSTTYFYTVTAILPQVIGIGQGLYILCIFVSSALGFEHEVFHLLGWELSGLQASMLVVGLVMIVYSVAGGLWAAVISDAVQGLIILVMSVIVFPVTFAYLGEGSGIGAGFNRLIHELPREYLVPSGQPAQPLFLLAYSISAFLGYNVAWHFAQRYNSVPSERDAKKMALLGAVLSLFGPLLWLLPVMGSRLIFPDIAALWPNLKAPEEASFVSLAMFLLPHGMVGFVVAAILSATLGQANDAFNWLAAAVTRDVYVPVRRALGFGPTSDRHELWMARATMLAVGVGGVATSFAIAKSGGAFDFGLKYYSIVGPGFMMPVLLGMVYRRTPWWSGMASCIASFSTTFTLLAFDLWPAHVYERNIFSAVIASTVVFVVSAWFYRYDDPASAEARQLDRDLRTPVAGEAAAPVGNALAVYGVIGNLSLVLGVVLLACTFLPSTAQAPGRINSIAGLLLIGIGFGLRQLARSGRPPTPR